Genomic DNA from Clavibacter michiganensis:
GACGGATCCCACGAGGAGCGCACCCGGACGCCCGGCGCGTTCGTGGCGCGGCTCTCGGAGGCCACCCCCGGCGGCGAGCCGCGCGACCTGCGGATCGTCCGGCCGAGCCTCGAGGACGTGTACCTCGGGCTGCTCGCGGAGGCGGGCGCGCCCGCTGCCCCTGCCGCGACTCCCGCTGCCCCGGCGACCACCCAGGAGGTGGCGGCATGACCGCCGTCCGCCCCACGAGCCCCGCCGCGGTCCGCGCCCCGGCGCTGCCCGGCGTCCTCCCGCTCGGGATCCACCGCGTCCGCTACGAGGTCCGCCGCTACTTCCGGCAGACCGACACCATCATCTTCACGTTCCTCTTCCCGGTCATCATGCTGTCGATCTTCTCGGTGGCCTTCGGCTCGTCCGGCAACCTCGGCACCGCGCCCGACGGGTCCGGCGGCGTCAGCGCGGCGGCCTACTACCTGCCGGGCATGATCGCGGCGGGCATCCTCCTCTCGGGCGTGCAGAACCTCGCGGTCGACATCGCCATGGAGCGCAGCGATGGCACGCTCAAGCGGCTCGCCGGATCCCCGCTGCCGGTGCTCTCCTACTTCATCGGCAAGGGCGGCCAGGTCATCGTCACCTCGCTCCTGCAGATGGTCGTGCTGCTCCTCGTCGCCCGGTTCGCGTTCGGGGTGGAGCTGCCGACCGACGCGGGGCGCTGGGCCACGTTCGCGTGGGTGTACGCGCTCGGGATCACGTCGTCGGCCGTGCTGGGCATCGCCCTCAGCCGCATCCCGCGCTCCGGCGCGTCGGCCACGGCGGTCATCACGCCGATCGTGCTCGTGCTGCAGTTCATCAGCGGCGTCTACCTGACCTTCACCATGCTGCCGACCTGGCTGCAGGACGTCGCGGCTTTCCTGCCGCTGAAGTGGATGGCGCAGGGCATGCGCGCCGTGTTCCTCCCCGACGCGCTCGCGGCCGTCGAGCGCGGCGGCACCTGGGACCTCGCGGGCGTCGCGGTCGTCCTCGCGATCTGGCTGGTCGGCGGCACGATCGCCGCGGTCGCCAGCTTCCGCTGGATCCGCCGGGACTCCTGAGCGGTGCGCGACCACCGGACGGGATGGCAGGCTCAGGGGATGATCCCGGTCCGCACCGTCCACCTCGCCTACGGGGTGACCATGGCGGTGCTGGTGCTGCTCGCCATCGGCTCGCGCGGGGACGCCGGATGGGCCGCGTGGGGCGCGATCGCCGCCATGACCGCCCTGTACCTCCTGGTGGGCCGTCGTGCGCTCGAGGCCTCCGCGGCGGCGTCCGCCACGGAGGCCCGGCTGCCCCCGGAGCCGTCGGCGGTGGTCTTCCTCGCGCTCGTCATCCCCGCCGCCACCTGGGGCGTCGCGAGCCTGTCGACGTTCGCCGTCGTGCAGTGCGTGCTCTGCCCGCTCGTCTGGCTGCTCCTCGACCGGGTGCGCGACGCCGTCATCGGGACCCTCGTGCTCACCGGATCCAT
This window encodes:
- a CDS encoding ABC transporter permease is translated as MTAVRPTSPAAVRAPALPGVLPLGIHRVRYEVRRYFRQTDTIIFTFLFPVIMLSIFSVAFGSSGNLGTAPDGSGGVSAAAYYLPGMIAAGILLSGVQNLAVDIAMERSDGTLKRLAGSPLPVLSYFIGKGGQVIVTSLLQMVVLLLVARFAFGVELPTDAGRWATFAWVYALGITSSAVLGIALSRIPRSGASATAVITPIVLVLQFISGVYLTFTMLPTWLQDVAAFLPLKWMAQGMRAVFLPDALAAVERGGTWDLAGVAVVLAIWLVGGTIAAVASFRWIRRDS